In a single window of the Hydrogenobaculum sp. 3684 genome:
- a CDS encoding ATPase, T2SS/T4P/T4SS family codes for MKTLDIKNIPSKLVDIFEKGKELGATDFQLIANYIPRYGIAKKYAVIPGMHRLTTDDVVEIIELTSDEKNWRDIMAEYSTFEYSFAIKNYGLYRVSVAESLEGLGMAIRILSYELPSIEMVRLPKEVVDFMKDARSGAIIHTGGTTSGKSTSIAAEIGFLSDLHNVVILTFENPVEYRFLYRKATVKQFNMPTQVKNFQHALKIALRSDPSIILFGEVRSEDEIISLLDMAARGHLVFSTLHTKSVSATFSLLNQFGSKELLGLFSSQIVAIISQFLYRSKAKKFLPIYDILVPNKPIRTMIADGNFNDIERIRQEGKIQGGFSITFTQCAKQYLINREIDEEEFNYIRLRAME; via the coding sequence ATGAAAACGCTGGATATAAAAAATATTCCATCAAAACTTGTGGATATATTTGAGAAGGGAAAGGAGCTTGGAGCTACTGACTTTCAGCTTATAGCAAACTACATACCAAGATATGGAATTGCCAAAAAGTATGCTGTTATACCAGGGATGCACAGACTTACAACGGACGACGTAGTAGAGATTATAGAGCTCACATCCGACGAGAAAAATTGGCGCGATATAATGGCCGAATATTCTACGTTTGAATACTCTTTTGCTATTAAAAATTATGGTCTTTACAGGGTATCGGTAGCAGAATCTTTGGAAGGGCTTGGCATGGCTATCAGAATACTATCCTATGAGCTCCCTTCCATTGAAATGGTGAGACTTCCAAAAGAAGTTGTTGACTTTATGAAAGATGCCAGAAGTGGTGCGATAATACATACAGGAGGTACTACCTCTGGTAAATCTACATCTATAGCTGCAGAAATTGGCTTTTTGTCCGATCTTCACAACGTTGTTATACTTACATTTGAAAACCCAGTAGAATATAGATTTTTATATAGGAAAGCTACTGTTAAGCAGTTTAATATGCCTACGCAGGTAAAGAATTTTCAACATGCTCTTAAAATAGCGTTAAGAAGTGACCCATCCATCATACTATTCGGTGAAGTAAGATCTGAAGATGAAATAATATCTCTTCTTGATATGGCCGCTCGTGGCCACTTGGTGTTTTCCACGTTGCACACAAAAAGCGTAAGCGCTACATTCTCATTGCTAAATCAATTTGGTTCTAAAGAGCTTTTGGGCTTGTTTAGTTCACAGATAGTAGCTATTATTTCACAGTTTTTATACCGCTCAAAAGCAAAGAAATTTTTACCTATATACGATATATTGGTACCAAACAAACCTATAAGGACTATGATAGCAGATGGAAATTTTAACGATATAGAAAGAATTAGACAAGAGGGAAAGATTCAAGGAGGATTTTCTATAACTTTTACTCAATGCGCAAAACAATATCTTATAAACAGAGAAATAGACGAAGAAGAGTTTAACTATATAAGATTAAGGGCTATGGAGTGA